The Aphis gossypii isolate Hap1 unplaced genomic scaffold, ASM2018417v2 Contig00398, whole genome shotgun sequence genome includes a window with the following:
- the LOC126554001 gene encoding uncharacterized protein LOC126554001: protein MVIEDEQVVEPNCVLLPVTDNILPEIEDDLNLNSVDISDLNLPVQENPTHLNVDDCFTTAINNIQFAGKVNGQPNLTTDNSKSKIGVLKESVNASMHMVETNDARNEILKNYYIAKLHLLKRRTEAKERIAAALEKKYLI, encoded by the exons ATGGTTATAGAAGATGAACAGGTTGTTGAGcctaattgtgttttatt acctgtgactgataatattttacctgaaATTGaagatgatttaaatttaaatag TGTAGATATAAGTGATCTCAACCTACCTGTACAAGAAAACCCAACCCACTTAAATGTTGATGACTGTTTCACAActgctattaataatatacaatttgctGGTAAGGTTAATGGTCAACCAAATTTAACAACAGATAATTCaaaaag taaaattggtGTCTTAAAAGAATCTGTAAATGCTTCTATGCATATGGTAGAAACAAATGATGCaagaaatgaaattttaaaaaattattatattgctaaaCTTCATCTTTTAAAAAGGAGAACAGAAGCAAAAGAAAGAATCGCAGCTGCACTAGAAAAaaagtacttaatataa
- the LOC126554000 gene encoding putative nuclease HARBI1, whose amino-acid sequence MANDDIDLIMQFNIMQNNMLEEWFTEPRRYMAQENPFDVLTDRQFMGTYRLSKVLVEELIDILLPFIKASNTLSVQRKVLTALRFYASGSYQQDIGEHRGAALSQASVSRCLTEVTEALNNPRIMNKYIHFPANLLELNIVRRGFYDKYSIPGIVGVIDGTHIAIVPPKSDDELYPEHIYVNRKGYHSINTQLICDSDLKILNVCSKFPGSAHDSHIWRLSVVQDVLRHLHTIGQTSYFLLGDSRYGLKPWLMTPIYEPLENSPEARYNKWFGKTRSIIERCNGVLKMRFRCLLKHRVLHYSPEKAASIINACVILHKICITNNLPLVNIEEREDIDLGIYNDLPVINYVNQINPELTAGKRYQQQIISRYFQ is encoded by the exons atggcTAATGACGATATTGATCttattatgcaatttaatataatgcaaaATAACATGCTCGAAGAATGGTTTACTGAACCTCGAAGATACATGGCACAAGAAAATCCATTTGATG TTTTAACTGATAGACAGTTTATGGGGACCTATCGTTTAAGCAAAGTTCTTGTTGAAGAATtaattgacatattattgCCATTTATAAAAGCGTCAAACACATTAAGTGTGCAAAGAAAG GTTCTCACAGCTTTGAGGTTTTATGCAAGTGGGAGTTACCAACAGGATATAGGTGAGCATAGAGGTGCAGCTCTCAGTCAAGCATCTGTCAGCAGGTGTCTTACGGAAGTAACTGAAGCTTTGAATAACCCTAGAATTATGAATAAGTATATTCATTTTCCTGCAAATTTGTTAGAACTAAATATTGTTCGTCGAGG ATTTTATGACAAGTATTCAATTCCTGGGATCGTTGGAGTTATTGATGGAACCCATATAGCTATTGTCCCTCCAAAGTCTGATGATGAACTATACCCTGAGCATATATATGTCAACCGAAAAGGTtatcatagtataaatactCAACTT atatgtgACTcagacttaaaaatattgaacgtGTGTTCAAAGTTCCCAGGAAGTGCTCATGATAGCCATATATGGCGTTTAAGTGTTGTGCAAGATGTGTTAAGACATTTACATACTATTGGACAGACATCATATTTTTTGCTTGGTGATTCTAGATATGGACTTAAACCATGGTTGATGACACCGATATATGAACCCCTAGAAAATAGTCCAGAAGCACGGTATAATAAGTGGTTCGGTAAAACCAGATCAATAATTGAGCGTTGCAATGGTGTGTTGAAAATGCGTTTCAGATGCCTTTTAAAACACAGAGTTCTCCATTACTCGCCAGAAAAGGCAGCTAGTATTATTAACGCATGtgtaatattacacaaaatttgtatcacaaataatttaccattaGTAAATATTGAGGAAAGAGAAGATATTGATTTAGgcatatataatgatttaccagtaattaattatgtgaACCAAATTAATCCAGAACTTACAGCAGGAAAAAGATAccaacaacaaattatttctaGATACTTTCAATAA